A single window of Microplitis demolitor isolate Queensland-Clemson2020A chromosome 7, iyMicDemo2.1a, whole genome shotgun sequence DNA harbors:
- the LOC103574420 gene encoding BTB/POZ domain-containing protein 7 isoform X2, with product MNVLRILIPCALQRGEESDVNNRTGCWSSLGKRNNNDDVRMTHRMGASASSNLAAVGGDPIQAARLSSSGNPDQFNIGIRERKKKVTGFATLRKKFIRRRRSSKACDHGRVIRELVSTWSPLEASALLEEYEALAALKDLHVQAELARPPAATFKQDLSTLYDYKHCTDVDLVYRGACFPVHRALLSARCPYFRELLSGCPGYGARICLELRTPNLEVHMFSALLRYLYTGDICSHDTSLDPSLLRRLGEEFGTPNHLDHDLRYLLDTGDYADAALVFTSDGDYQRPDSGSSEYGFRPKLELPCHKAILSARSTFFRNLIQRRTRSGEDHTERALHIPTRIVLDESVIPKRYARVLLHAVYLDTVDLSLILRGSGCGSSTGSLGEVQALTHTGRMRPSPLEEAMELYQIGRFLELDILSQGCEDLILECLTQESLPTVLRWGSQPHGSAWVHRQALHFLREEFQSIASSPVLFQLDHVHLAQSLQSHFLQASELEVLQAVLKWGEQELVRRMEDREPNILSHTVHSVTRKGVKKRDLSDIELREILSELLPLVRMDHVLPPNNEILTQAIRRGLVSTPPSHMIGDERENLRINAWIRGGKRNGLFIRPRLFMPYYEEIKSLVEEHMVQEAELVRLRRARYIPDIPDTLYMVDEKPRSMGTAGVDVLAAALPVPDAVTMSAMLKREQKLRQSPSCQRAMTLPLSCRHEISRQVRLRVVREFNLPDAVADLLENAACYNAEQEESMTDMENMEPVSTGSINISSTSAACYGRNMTFPRPNSSYGIRHELPAVVTEGENYRLPGEIPATCLPGKFKKLKDEIYKLAGIHF from the exons ATGAACGTATTAAGGATTTTAATACCGTGCGCGTTGCAGCGAGGCGAAGAAAGTGACGTTAACAATAGAACTGGGTGCTGGTCATCACTAGGAAAAaggaataataatgatgatgtaCGTATGACCCATAGGATGGGAGCATCGGCCTCTTCGAATCTAGCCGCTGTCGGTGGTGACCCGATACAAGCGGCAAGACTTTCATCTTCTGGAAATCCGGATCAGTTCAACATCGGCATCAG GGAGCGAAAAAAGAAAGTAACTGGTTTCGCGACTCTAAGGAAGAAGTTCATCCGGAGACGGCGCTCGTCAAAGGCATGTGACCACGGGCGAGTGATACGCGAGCTAGTGTCGACCTGGAGTCCGCTGGAGGCGTCAGCACTGCTTGAGGAGTATGAGGCTCTCGCTGCACTTAAAGACCTTCACGTACAAGCAGAATTGGCGCGCCCACCGGCAGCTACTTTCAAACAAGACTTGTCAACTTTGTATGACTACAAACACTGTACGGACGTTGATCTAGTCTACCGCGGTGCGTGTTTTCCCGTGCACCGCGCACTACTGTCAGCAAGATGTCCGTACTTCCGAGAGCTGCTGTCGGGATGCCCGGGCTATGGAGCGCGAATATGCTTGGAGTTGCGAACGCCGAATCTAGAAGTCCATATGTTCTCGGCACTACTGCGTTACCTGTACACTGGAGACATTTGTTCCCATGACACATCGTTGGATCCAAGTCTGCTACGGCGGCTGGGTGAAGAATTCGGAACTCCGAACCACTTGGATCACGATCTCCGTTACTTGCTGGATACTGGGGATTATGCAGACGCGGCGCTAGTCTTCACGTCTGACGGCGACTACCAACGACCTGACAGTGGCAGCTCCGAGTACGGATTTCGTCCGAAACTCGAGCTGCCCTGCCACAAAGCAATTTTGTCAGCTAGGTCAACATTCTTCCGCAACCTCATACAACGACGGACGCGTTCTGGTGAAGATCACACTGAGCGGGCGCTTCATATACCTACAAGAATTGTCTTGGACGAGAGCGTTATTCCTAAAAGATACGCGCGAGTGCTTTTGCATGCCGTTTACTTGGACACTGTGGACCTGTCGTTGATATTGAGAGGCAGCGGTTGCGGGAGCAGTACCGGGAGTCTCGGTGAAGTACAAGCGTTAACACATACCGGGCGAATGCGGCCAAGTCCGCTGGAAGAAGCCATGGAGCTGTACCAAATCGGGCGGTTTCTAGAGCTTGACATTCTGTCCCAAGGTTGCGAAGACCTAATTCTAGAGTGTTTAACCCAAGAATCACTGCCTACTGTCCTGAG GTGGGGAAGTCAACCGCACGGCTCGGCATGGGTCCATAGACAAGCGTTGCACTTTCTCAGAGAAGAGTTTCAATCGATAGCTTCATCGCCAGTTCTATTTCAGTTAGACCACGTACACCTAGCTCAGTCTCTGCAAAGTCATTTTCTCCAGGCAAGCGAGCTGGAAGTACTTCAGGCCGTACTAAAGTGGGGCGAGCAGGAGCTGGTGCGACGCATGGAAGATCGCGAGCCAAATATACTCAGCCACACCGTGCACTCTGTCACACGCAAAGGCGTCAAGAAACGCGATCTCAGTGACATCGAGCTACGGGAAATTCTCAGCGAACTTTTACCTCTCGTCAGAATGGACCACGTGCTTCCACCCAATAACGAAATCCTCACTCAG GCTATAAGAAGAGGCCTGGTATCAACGCCGCCGAGTCATATGATCGGCGACGAGCGTGAAAATTTACGAATCAACGCGTGGATCAGAGGAGGGAAAAGAAATGGACTATTTATACGGCCTCGTTTATTCATGCCCTACTATGAGGAAATAaag AGTCTAGTCGAAGAACACATGGTACAAGAAGCAGAATTAGTTAGATTAAGAAGGGCGCGATACATTCCCGACATACCAGATACATTGTACATGGTAGATGAGAAACCGCGATCAATGGGCACTGCTGGTGTTGATGTTCTCGCCGCAGCTCTTCCTG TTCCAGACGCAGTAACAATGTCAGCGATGTTGAAACGGGAGCAAAAACTTCGTCAGTCTCCAAGCTGTCAACGCGCTATGACTCTACCGTTATCTTGCCGGCACGAGATCAGCAGACAAGTGAGACTACGCGTCGTACGGGAGTTCAATTTACCTGACGCGGTTGCCGATCTCCTTGAg aatgcTGCGTGCTACAATGCTGAGCAAGAAGAATCCATGACGGACATGGAAAACATGGAACCAGTTAGCACTGGAAGTATTAATATTAGCAGTACTTCTGCAGCATGTTACGGCCGAAATATGACTTTCCCGCGACCAAACTCCTCATATGGAATTAGACACGAACTTCCTGCTGTGGTTACTGAGGGAGAGAATTACAGACTTCCAGGAgag ataccTGCCACTTGTTTGcccgggaaatttaaaaagctcaAAGATGAAATTTACAAACTCGCTGGGATCCATTtctga
- the LOC103574420 gene encoding BTB/POZ domain-containing protein 7 isoform X1, with product MNVLRILIPCALQRGEESDVNNRTGCWSSLGKRNNNDDVRMTHRMGASASSNLAAVGGDPIQAARLSSSGNPDQFNIGIRERKKKVTGFATLRKKFIRRRRSSKACDHGRVIRELVSTWSPLEASALLEEYEALAALKDLHVQAELARPPAATFKQDLSTLYDYKHCTDVDLVYRGACFPVHRALLSARCPYFRELLSGCPGYGARICLELRTPNLEVHMFSALLRYLYTGDICSHDTSLDPSLLRRLGEEFGTPNHLDHDLRYLLDTGDYADAALVFTSDGDYQRPDSGSSEYGFRPKLELPCHKAILSARSTFFRNLIQRRTRSGEDHTERALHIPTRIVLDESVIPKRYARVLLHAVYLDTVDLSLILRGSGCGSSTGSLGEVQALTHTGRMRPSPLEEAMELYQIGRFLELDILSQGCEDLILECLTQESLPTVLRWGSQPHGSAWVHRQALHFLREEFQSIASSPVLFQLDHVHLAQSLQSHFLQASELEVLQAVLKWGEQELVRRMEDREPNILSHTVHSVTRKGVKKRDLSDIELREILSELLPLVRMDHVLPPNNEILTQAIRRGLVSTPPSHMIGDERENLRINAWIRGGKRNGLFIRPRLFMPYYEEIKSLVEEHMVQEAELVRLRRARYIPDIPDTLYMVDEKPRSMGTAGVDVLAAALPVPDAVTMSAMLKREQKLRQSPSCQRAMTLPLSCRHEISRQVRLRVVREFNLPDAVADLLENAACYNAEQEESMTDMENMEPVSTGSINISSTSAACYGRNMTFPRPNSSYGIRHELPAVVTEGENYRLPGEPSPNNQCNDGHLSGIMPDVAMATASFGALQLADQQELELDLGDGASHLLHPGPAPGSAGVHHPLLPHQRQRHYAGLPPHPYMYHRSNTGLPRFI from the exons ATGAACGTATTAAGGATTTTAATACCGTGCGCGTTGCAGCGAGGCGAAGAAAGTGACGTTAACAATAGAACTGGGTGCTGGTCATCACTAGGAAAAaggaataataatgatgatgtaCGTATGACCCATAGGATGGGAGCATCGGCCTCTTCGAATCTAGCCGCTGTCGGTGGTGACCCGATACAAGCGGCAAGACTTTCATCTTCTGGAAATCCGGATCAGTTCAACATCGGCATCAG GGAGCGAAAAAAGAAAGTAACTGGTTTCGCGACTCTAAGGAAGAAGTTCATCCGGAGACGGCGCTCGTCAAAGGCATGTGACCACGGGCGAGTGATACGCGAGCTAGTGTCGACCTGGAGTCCGCTGGAGGCGTCAGCACTGCTTGAGGAGTATGAGGCTCTCGCTGCACTTAAAGACCTTCACGTACAAGCAGAATTGGCGCGCCCACCGGCAGCTACTTTCAAACAAGACTTGTCAACTTTGTATGACTACAAACACTGTACGGACGTTGATCTAGTCTACCGCGGTGCGTGTTTTCCCGTGCACCGCGCACTACTGTCAGCAAGATGTCCGTACTTCCGAGAGCTGCTGTCGGGATGCCCGGGCTATGGAGCGCGAATATGCTTGGAGTTGCGAACGCCGAATCTAGAAGTCCATATGTTCTCGGCACTACTGCGTTACCTGTACACTGGAGACATTTGTTCCCATGACACATCGTTGGATCCAAGTCTGCTACGGCGGCTGGGTGAAGAATTCGGAACTCCGAACCACTTGGATCACGATCTCCGTTACTTGCTGGATACTGGGGATTATGCAGACGCGGCGCTAGTCTTCACGTCTGACGGCGACTACCAACGACCTGACAGTGGCAGCTCCGAGTACGGATTTCGTCCGAAACTCGAGCTGCCCTGCCACAAAGCAATTTTGTCAGCTAGGTCAACATTCTTCCGCAACCTCATACAACGACGGACGCGTTCTGGTGAAGATCACACTGAGCGGGCGCTTCATATACCTACAAGAATTGTCTTGGACGAGAGCGTTATTCCTAAAAGATACGCGCGAGTGCTTTTGCATGCCGTTTACTTGGACACTGTGGACCTGTCGTTGATATTGAGAGGCAGCGGTTGCGGGAGCAGTACCGGGAGTCTCGGTGAAGTACAAGCGTTAACACATACCGGGCGAATGCGGCCAAGTCCGCTGGAAGAAGCCATGGAGCTGTACCAAATCGGGCGGTTTCTAGAGCTTGACATTCTGTCCCAAGGTTGCGAAGACCTAATTCTAGAGTGTTTAACCCAAGAATCACTGCCTACTGTCCTGAG GTGGGGAAGTCAACCGCACGGCTCGGCATGGGTCCATAGACAAGCGTTGCACTTTCTCAGAGAAGAGTTTCAATCGATAGCTTCATCGCCAGTTCTATTTCAGTTAGACCACGTACACCTAGCTCAGTCTCTGCAAAGTCATTTTCTCCAGGCAAGCGAGCTGGAAGTACTTCAGGCCGTACTAAAGTGGGGCGAGCAGGAGCTGGTGCGACGCATGGAAGATCGCGAGCCAAATATACTCAGCCACACCGTGCACTCTGTCACACGCAAAGGCGTCAAGAAACGCGATCTCAGTGACATCGAGCTACGGGAAATTCTCAGCGAACTTTTACCTCTCGTCAGAATGGACCACGTGCTTCCACCCAATAACGAAATCCTCACTCAG GCTATAAGAAGAGGCCTGGTATCAACGCCGCCGAGTCATATGATCGGCGACGAGCGTGAAAATTTACGAATCAACGCGTGGATCAGAGGAGGGAAAAGAAATGGACTATTTATACGGCCTCGTTTATTCATGCCCTACTATGAGGAAATAaag AGTCTAGTCGAAGAACACATGGTACAAGAAGCAGAATTAGTTAGATTAAGAAGGGCGCGATACATTCCCGACATACCAGATACATTGTACATGGTAGATGAGAAACCGCGATCAATGGGCACTGCTGGTGTTGATGTTCTCGCCGCAGCTCTTCCTG TTCCAGACGCAGTAACAATGTCAGCGATGTTGAAACGGGAGCAAAAACTTCGTCAGTCTCCAAGCTGTCAACGCGCTATGACTCTACCGTTATCTTGCCGGCACGAGATCAGCAGACAAGTGAGACTACGCGTCGTACGGGAGTTCAATTTACCTGACGCGGTTGCCGATCTCCTTGAg aatgcTGCGTGCTACAATGCTGAGCAAGAAGAATCCATGACGGACATGGAAAACATGGAACCAGTTAGCACTGGAAGTATTAATATTAGCAGTACTTCTGCAGCATGTTACGGCCGAAATATGACTTTCCCGCGACCAAACTCCTCATATGGAATTAGACACGAACTTCCTGCTGTGGTTACTGAGGGAGAGAATTACAGACTTCCAGGAgag CCGTCACCGAACAATCAATGCAATGACGGGCACTTATCGGGCATAATGCCTGACGTAGCGATGGCAACAGCTTCATTCGGAGCTCTCCAGCTAGCAGATCAGCAAGAACTGGAACTTGATCTCGGAGACGGTGCGTCGCATCTCCTGCATCCCGGGCCGGCACCCGGTTCTGCCGGAGTCCATCACCCACTGCTTCCTCACCAGAGGCAAAGACACTACGCCGGGCTTCCACCGCATCCTTACATGTATCATCGTTCCAACACCGGCTTACCGAGGTTCATTTGA
- the LOC103574418 gene encoding uncharacterized LOC103574418 isoform X1: protein MPENCETLPVKDLKSLLQDHLGEIEIKGTTWKHLTDPGENFGSLILAIDVTVQQNKKKEILHVVTKLPPPSNYLMKLFNSPFSFSKEISFYRDLTPVLLEFQRERGVINPEKTWIGARYLGSRVGLSDEFDEQACIVLENLNYSGYKMSSRLSGLNRHETEFAVKKLAQLHAVAIGLKKVKPGVFKELVMPALSSVVNETAHQCVMDMVKKTLEHLESIPETRKYVDVVRQSMELAGKYESCQVKDENWCTLTHNDFWVNNMMFKFDDNNNDQVVDMKIVDFQLYGYDYGVKDLIFLLVSSPVNSIIEDIFDDMITVYYDAFIDVLRKLNVDCTEFNRDKLINIVEECAPYKLAQCLMMTQVIKSQPGKAPKMECIDDKDSFLQIGGGKDHYDKLSLILNLFRKRNWLLADKK, encoded by the coding sequence atgcCAGAGAACTGCGAGACGTTACCggtaaaagatttaaaatcgTTGTTACAAGATCACTTGGGTGAAATTGAGATAAAAGGAACAACATGGAAACATTTGACAGACCCGGGTGAAAATTTTGGCAGCTTAATTTTAGCTATTGACGTAACGGTgcagcaaaataaaaaaaaagaaattcttcATGTTGTTACAAAATTACCTCCACCGTCTAATTATCTAATGAAGTTATTCAACAGCCCGTTTTCATTCAGCAAAGAGATATCGTTTTATAGAGATTTAACTCCAGTATTACTGGAATTTCAACGGGAACGCGGGGTGATAAATCCTGAGAAAACGTGGATCGGGGCCAGGTACCTGGGAAGTCGGGTTGGATTGTCAGATGAATTTGACGAGCAAGCTTGCATTGTTTTGGAAAATCTAAACTACTCGGGATACAAAATGAGTAGTCGTTTAAGTGGACTCAATCGGCACGAAACCGAGTTCGCGGTTAAAAAACTTGCGCAACTGCATGCCGTGGCCATTGGTTTGAAGAAGGTCAAGCCGGGAGTATTTAAAGAGCTGGTTATGCCAGCACTGAGTAGTGTCGTCAATGAGACGGCTCATCAGTGCGTAATGGATATGGTTAAAAAGACATTGGAGCACTTGGAGAGCATCCCCGAGACCCGTAAGTACGTCGATGTAGTCCGGCAGTCAATGGAATTGGCGGGAAAGTATGAAAGCTGTCAAGTAAAAGATGAAAATTGGTGCACTTTGACTCACAACGACTTCTGGGTCAACAACATGATGTTTAAGTTTGATGACAACAATAATGATCAGGTGGTTGACATGAAAATAGTCGATTTCCAACTCTACGGATACGACTACGGCGTTAaggatttaatatttttgctgGTCTCTAGTCCAGTCAATAGTATTATCGAAGATATATTCGACGACATGATAACCGTTTATTACGATGCATTTATTGACGtactcagaaaattaaatgttgATTGCACAGAGTTTAACCGGGATAAGCTGATTAATATTGTTGAGGAGTGTGCGCCCTATAAACTGGCGCAGTGTCTTATGATGACGCAAGTTATTAAATCACAGCCGGGTAAAGCTCCGAAGATGGAGTGCATTGATGATAAAGATAGTTTTTTGCAAATAGGAGGCGGTAAAGATCATTACGATAAACTGTCACTGATATTGAATCTCTTCCGCAAGAGAAACTGGCTGCTGGccgataaaaaatga